The genomic stretch GTTATTATACTCGTACAACCTTGTGACAATGTATCCAAGTTTTATATGTTGTCATAAGGAGGGAGATGTTATCTATTTGTCGAACAGGTATACCTCCGAGGTGTGACAATGACCGAAACTGGTGAGCTCAAACAATTCCCACCTGGGTTGAGCATGAGCACTTCATAAGTAGGTAAAAGATGGGCATTTTCGCTATTGCTTGTAATGTGTTATTCAACTGAAAATCATGTTATAGGCAAAGGGTAGATTTACCACTTGAAATTTGACTCAGGACCGTCTCTAATAACTAGTGACTGTTGGTCATTTGAGGATCATTCTACAGAAAAGAATATATCTACCATCTCAAATTTAGCTCATATTGTCCTAAAGTGGCCGTATGCAAGGGGCCACATTAAGCTCAATGAATTGGATGGTTTAAATTTTGCTCTTCGTGAATCTAGTCTTTTGCCTAGATATTGTCCATCTTTAAGAATGCAGAACACATGAACTAAACTCTATCAAATGAAGAAGCACAATGCCTTCCTCAAGAAGCACAAAGCCTTTACCTCATGGCTCAAGTCGCCACTTTACCCTTAATTTGAGTTCCTTTTGCTTGGGAAGGATGATTCTTTGCCCATCGTGGTGATATGCATCTTCAATTTCCTTTTTCGAATTAGCTCTCCAATTAATAATTTAGTTCCTAAGAATATTCCCTAACATGCTCAATGCCCCGATGATATTAGCAATATTTAATCATTTTGGCTTAGATCAACAATTGGTCTAATAGAAGATATTTAGGTAGAGCATTTTTCTATAGGAAAATCTTAAGTCTCAAAGCATTAAGGGAGTTGGTGGAAAGTTACCCATCATTATTCTCACGGACAGTCCTTAGTACTCAATTGGCTTTGGATGATCAAAGTGCCTTGAATGGTTGGCTGCTTCTATCCTGGTGAGTTTTTACTCCTCACTCTCCTCGAATGGCTCTTTGAGCAATATCATAAACTTGCAATTtacaattgtatttttttttttctgagtaTCTCACCAAAAGCTTCTAGTGCAATCTAGTTCAAATCTTGTGAAAAATTCAAGCCATCATAAATAAGGTAATGTGGGAGTCATTCCTAGCATGAACACAAACACATAATAAACTCCGCTAAGAGTCCTATGACTATTGGTATCATTAACTACACTATTGTTATCAAAGTCAGGTTATCAGGACTTCAAAACATAAATTTGTCCCATGAGTAGCTAGGAGAACCATCTATGGATCACTCTGTGGAACAATAGCTATACAACAATAGTTGCTTCTCACCATTTGGTAACTCTCCCATGAGTAGCTGGGAGAACCATCTATGGATTCCTCAGTAGAAAATAGGGTTATTGTGGTCAAAATACAATAATAGTTGAATTAACCTATACAAAGAAACCATTAGAACTATAAAAGAACAAATGTTCATAAATAAACTCAATATTAACTCGATAAAAACTCATTTGttcatttaatatttaaaaaaaataataataataataataaattatacaTTAGTAAATTCATCGTATTAGTACTCGTATCCAACACTGGTTAACAATTTATAACAAAAAAGTACTTATTAACTTATATAAAGtccaattataattttattttattaattttaaacacATACATAAGAGTTATAATGGATATCTTATAAATTCTATGGTTTACATTAtttatcatattaaaaataaaaaaaaaaacatatcccATTTATTAGATCGTATTTgaattgaaaatataaatatatagagagaaaaataatcttgttaaaaattttaataaataaacttgatgagataaataaaaaattggaAAACAATTAAAGCTCAGCTCGACCCCCCTAGCTGAGCCAAGCAAAGCTAGATCAACACAAGGGGTGCCAAAGTGCATCCAAGAATTGCAAACATGCTAATATGGTCGCTGGaagcaaagaagagaaagaaCTTCAATGGCTCAAGTTCTAGGAATTATTACTCTTGTGCACGTGGAGATATAGGGATTTTCCAATGGCATCCGTTACTTTAGAAAAATCAACTCCATTATCTCGGACCTCAGTATATCGTGCAATTGTGTGCCATGCTTAAAGCAAGTCGAATGATGGTCCAGCTCCTAATGGAGTTAATTCCCCTACCCCGTATTACCCTAGTGCTGGTGAATGCAACAAGAGAATTCTATGCCTTTGTCAATGCACAAGGAAATCGCTTCATCTTTATTGTGTAACATGCGACTGGATGGCCAGATACAGAGGCTCTAAAATAAATCTAGCAAAAGGTGAGACAATCAATATCAGTTATCAATGTAGGATGCATACATGCAAGAAAGTTTTGTGCAGTTTAAGGTGCTATGAAGATCCACAAACATAGAAGACCaacaaacaaaaatatataattttgctCCATAGATTTTTTTGGATTAGGATTTTAAAGTGCCAAACCTGCGAACCTATTCATGTTTTCGTATGAATAACATAGCATTGTCAAACAAGACATTGAGGTAGTTTCAACGTGCTATTTTCCTTTTCTTACTATGATTATCCAACTCGCCGTACATTTGAAAACTCACTCCAATATCTTCATCATACTCTAGCCCAAGTTCCTCCTgccataaatataaatgtttaattCAAAAGGTAGATCATAATTAAGCAATAAGGAAAGGTATTCACCCAAACTAAAGGACCTTAAATTCTTTCAAATCCTTTGGCGAGTTCTCAGTAATAGCGTCCCACAACTCTTTAAACATCCTCTTACGTCTTTTCCAATGATTGATCTTTTCAATATAGGTGCCCTCAATCAACTTTTTGTCTTCTGGTTTTACCAGAACAACGCCACTAAGCAGCTTACTTAGCTTGCTTCCCATTTCATCAACCTGAAAATGCACTTGATCCAGCATATGTGAATTTTTCACAGAAGTGGAGCAAGAATGCAAGAGAAAATTTACCTCACTTAGCAGCTCAGCCTCCTTTGTTCGTATTTCTTCCAATGTCAAATTAGACTGGAGAGCTTTAATTTCTACAAGacacaaaatttaatatttaaccaTAAGCATGTCATTTGACCCAACCAACCATTATCTTTTTGATGAAAACTTTTTCTATATATATTTGCAAACCAAAATAAGTGCTTGCATATTACTATagtaaaaataacaaaaatataataTTCAACACCCCACGTGTTTTATTATGTCGGAAGGAAATTCAAGCATACCAGCCTCGACTTCTGTTATAGCTTTCTTTTGAATTCCAAGTGCATCCTGCAAGTTCCTAATGTCCTCCTTCATTTGATCAAGCTCTTCCTTGTTTGGTATCTTGAATTTATCCTGACGAGCAAGGTAGATTTTCTGTTTTCCATACTCTTTAAATGAAATTTGTCCATTATCTGATAGCGTGTCCAGTGCCTTCTGGACTGCAGTTTTCTTAAGATTGTATTTCTGCAGAGCGTCAGCAACATTCTGAGAGTTCAATGGCCTATTTTGCTGAGGggggaaaataaaattttagaaatttgcaACTGACAATCATTGTCTGCATGAAGAAAACAAAGATAAGTAATTATAATCAGCAAAAAATTACAAGATTTGATCTCAACTTCAGAGGAGATAAAAGAAAATGGAAATCAAAACAAGAGGTATCTGGAGTAGATACAACAGAATCGGTAAGGATCTCATcctttttccaaaaataaaaaacttcAGTATGCTTTATTTTGGAATGATCAAGTGTATGCAGGGGTAAGTGCTGCGAGAATTAAATTGCAGTGCTGAAAGGGTTAAATTGATAAGATAATTAGCATTAACCGCTTGACTgggcatatttttttttttaaaaaatatgatataattaGATCATTCTCCCTACTACTTCAATTAAACAATATGAGACTAACAAATACACAAATTAATAGCTAgtgtcaactaaaaaaaatacacaaattaatagaagagaagaagagaagaaaatttaattagcaacaataaaacatgataaaattcatttaaatatagagAAATATAATAGAGATCAAGCCTAATGGCGTAGGAGGATCCATTAGCCAACCCCATTTAGTGGGACACGGgattggttgttgttgttattgttgtaggTATAAATTGGATCAATTCAAATGTTCCATGCTCTAGGAATTTAGTTAGGCATGAGACcgccattaaaaaaaaaagagaaatgatattcatctagaattttcatctagaaaattcatctagatagacacataaatgatgggcccataaaaagtgaaatggtgggtcccatcatttatgtgtctatctagatgaattttctagatgaaaattctagatgagtatcacaactcaaaaaaaaaataatgtctaCTGAATAAAATGCTACATTGACTAACCAAAATATGTTTTTTCCATCACTCAGATAACTTGCTAACACCATAACTTTAGTGAGTAAGCAAAACCTAAACTATAATTTTAGGCAAAGGTATGACTCAAGCAAAACCTAAACTCTTGAGGTGAATCAAGCAAAGGTACGACTCAGATGAATTGATTACAGATAATTTTCCACTCATGACTATAATTTTAGGCATCTGTCTTGGTTGTGTGATGATGCGTGAATGGAACAAGAAAAATAGATGTGAGAATCTTCTTCATCCACTTCATAAAGCTGACATTTAGCTCTATTCTGGGCAAGAAAGACCTTGGAACAGTCCAACAGAACCATCAATGCCACCATCTTAGCACAACAACAAAGAATAGATCTCAATCCAACCTACAATACTCCTCCCAAGTTTAGAGAACAAGTTCCATCTCAATGCATGAATGTGCAAGCAGGCCTACTGAGTCTGGGCAGTCTTCTTCAACTGCCTTCAAGTCTTTTAGACCACTCACCTCTACTTTTCAAGATGGATTGAGGCTCCATATGCAGCTAAAAATTTTCAGATCTGAGAATTTCTCAGTACTTAGTCTCAGATCTATTCCCCAGTTCAAGCGCCAAATCCCCTTCCTCTACTTGGTCATCCAAATGTAGGGCTCTTAGGTACTGTTTGAAGAAATGGGCTAGCATGCTGAAGAGACAGGTTTCCAGCAAGGAGAATTTTCTTGTTAGTGAACTTGAAAAGATTCAAAAAAACGAAGAGCAAGGCAAAACCACTGATGCGATTGAGAAAGCAAACAAATCATTCAAGGATGAATTAGACATCAATCTCCAATGGCAGGTCAAGTATTGGCAACAGTGAGCCAAGATCTGTTGGATCAAGATGGGGAGAACATCAAATGCTTCTACTCTATCCCCGACAAAGAAGACTTACTTAGAGGACAATGGTGAAACCCTTAGAATCGAGGCATCTATCTTGGAGGTTTTATCTTCTCATTTCTCTTCCATCACAGGTTGTTCTCATCAGCATTTGCTTTCTCTTAGCAAGGATCTCtaatctccttcgaatttggaTCTGTTTGCATGGTTCACTTCTCCATTTTTCGAACCAGAAGTTGGGCAAGCAATTTGGAACTTAAAAAGCAATAATAGTCCCAGGCCCGATGGATTTATGGCTGAGTTTTTATTAGCTTCTTGGGAGACTAAGTGAGAATGCAATGGGCATATCCAACGTTTCTGCTGTGGTCCTTCCTCGGTGACCAACTTGAATAGATTCTATATCACTCTCATTTTGAAGATAGAGGGGGCCTCTAAAGCTTTAGACTCCCATCCTAGTCTTAGAATCCCTGATGAAGCAACTTGCTCAGCATTTCAGTTATACTTAGCCCTTTGAATCAAATATTTCAGCTATCCTTTGGCAAATCTTCTCAGGCCCTAGACCTTGTTTGCTAAGGCAAAACTTCTTTGGATCTCTTATCTCAAGTTTCACTCTTGATCATCCACTTGTGCTGACAGTAGATGCTCTTATTTATGGAGGGGCCTTCTGACGCTAAGAAACATTTGTTTTCTTAGCATCCAATCAGAGGTGGGGAAACACGGCAAGTTAAATTTGTGATGCATTAGTTGGCCAGATGGCCAAACTTTGCTCCAAATATCTGGAATTATCTGAATCATGTGGCTCCATACGGTGGACATACCCTTCTCACTACCACTTGGAGGGCATTATTTCTATCAtttagttgagttgtattttggaattggagaaaaaaaaatcaaaatatagcTGGTTTTTCAAGAATTAATCAGTGTCATTGGAGGTGAAAACCTAGTGGGGAGTTTTTGGTGGCTTTGACTTATAACATGTTAATTTTTTCTAATAAGCACTTCAAACAAGAATCATTAGTGAGATGGTCCTTGGTCCAAGGTTTAAATTTTGGCATGGCTTATGGTCCTTGGCAAGCTCAACATTAGAGAGGTGTTGCCCAAAAGCAAATTTCCATTGATAGAGAAGTGAGATGTGCTCCAGAGTTCTCGAATCCTAGGACTACCTATTTTTCATTGCGTAGCTATTATGCCTCTCTTATTCAATG from Zingiber officinale cultivar Zhangliang chromosome 5B, Zo_v1.1, whole genome shotgun sequence encodes the following:
- the LOC121987355 gene encoding homologous-pairing protein 2 homolog isoform X2, producing MPPKPDSAEGIVLSFVDEKYNLKKTAVQKALDTLSDNGQISFKEYGKQKIYLARQDKFKIPNKEELDQMKEDIRNLQDALGIQKKAITEVEAEIKALQSNLTLEEIRTKEAELLSEVDEMGSKLSKLLSGVVLVKPEDKKLIEGTYIEKINHWKRRKRMFKELWDAITENSPKDLKEFKEELGLEYDEDIGVSFQMYGELDNHSKKRKIAR
- the LOC121987355 gene encoding homologous-pairing protein 2 homolog isoform X1, yielding MPPKPDSAEGIVLSFVDEQNRPLNSQNVADALQKYNLKKTAVQKALDTLSDNGQISFKEYGKQKIYLARQDKFKIPNKEELDQMKEDIRNLQDALGIQKKAITEVEAEIKALQSNLTLEEIRTKEAELLSEVDEMGSKLSKLLSGVVLVKPEDKKLIEGTYIEKINHWKRRKRMFKELWDAITENSPKDLKEFKEELGLEYDEDIGVSFQMYGELDNHSKKRKIAR